One part of the Thermococcus radiotolerans genome encodes these proteins:
- a CDS encoding NAD+ synthase translates to MRELDYGAVVERIKEFIREKVEEAGVGGVVVGVSGGIDSATVAYLAAEALGRERVLGLIMPYYENRDLDDAKLVCESLGIDYKVVNIKPIVDEFERAVGGLDTKSRGNVMARTRMVLLYAHANAMNRLVLGTSNRSEVLTGYFTKWGDGASDYAPLINLYKTEVWEIAKLLGVPERIIEKKPSAGLWEGQTDEDELGISYRLLDEILWRMIDLGKEKAEIARELGIDIETVEYVERLVKGSEHKRRLPVGPVF, encoded by the coding sequence ATGAGGGAGCTTGATTACGGCGCCGTCGTTGAGAGAATAAAGGAGTTCATCCGTGAGAAGGTCGAAGAGGCCGGTGTGGGTGGAGTCGTCGTTGGTGTAAGCGGGGGCATAGACAGCGCCACCGTCGCATACCTCGCCGCAGAGGCCCTTGGGAGGGAGAGAGTTCTCGGCCTGATAATGCCCTACTACGAGAACCGCGACCTCGACGACGCCAAGCTCGTCTGTGAGAGCCTGGGGATTGACTACAAGGTGGTCAACATAAAGCCCATCGTGGACGAGTTCGAGAGGGCCGTTGGAGGACTCGACACAAAGAGCAGGGGAAACGTCATGGCCAGGACGAGGATGGTCCTGCTGTACGCCCACGCCAACGCCATGAACCGCCTCGTCCTCGGAACCAGCAACAGGAGCGAGGTTCTCACTGGATACTTCACGAAATGGGGCGACGGTGCCAGCGACTACGCTCCGCTCATAAACCTCTACAAGACCGAGGTCTGGGAGATAGCAAAGCTCCTCGGGGTTCCGGAGAGGATAATCGAAAAGAAGCCGTCGGCCGGCCTGTGGGAGGGGCAGACGGACGAGGACGAGCTCGGGATAAGCTACCGCCTCCTCGACGAGATACTCTGGCGTATGATCGACCTCGGAAAGGAAAAGGCTGAAATAGCAAGGGAGCTTGGAATTGACATCGAAACCGTCGAATACGTCGAGAGACTTGTGAAGGGCAGCGAACACAAGAGGCGCCTCCCGGTTGGTCCCGTCTTCTGA
- a CDS encoding ABC transporter permease — protein sequence MRWVDVKEGFKEFLEEFKREKTGIAGVVLLIILVLVALTAPYTTMPDLPEKWRSSAYWEDNPKNVPPEWYNMFTSQKLVPQQVYYANNLKISHPSDTVTMIEADYQFPDGYYLGPQGIIIRGLNVTLNAPSQAPTMDIYLLRPDGKTIPLLTNKQLSSSTTISIGRDSTISANVYIWLVNVTEGREITMFEVPLETILISDMVAPMFAKVEPGMNVSDIIGNPQPLNGQYKLILKINNPAPKYNQVVYDNLKVTFLGRSYGTMGTDYLGRDLWAGIIWGSRVSLVIGILVSVLSTVIGLIYGVTSAYLGGNADEFMMRINEIFASIPSLPILILIGATLGHVTLMFIVLLLVIFGWMGIARIARSMALQIKEQTYIEAARALGAGNGRIIFKHILPQLLPYAFAVIALSVPGAVIAEASLSFLGIGDPSAVTWGQILNAAQAQSATTKGYWWWVLPPGLGIAVVGLTFVLIGTALDKILNPRLRRL from the coding sequence ATGAGATGGGTCGACGTCAAAGAAGGATTTAAGGAATTCCTTGAAGAGTTTAAGAGGGAGAAGACCGGCATAGCCGGTGTCGTTCTCCTCATCATCCTTGTCTTGGTTGCACTCACGGCTCCATACACCACCATGCCCGACCTCCCCGAGAAGTGGAGGAGCTCCGCCTACTGGGAGGACAACCCCAAGAACGTTCCTCCCGAGTGGTACAACATGTTCACCTCCCAGAAGCTCGTTCCACAGCAGGTTTACTACGCCAACAATCTCAAAATCAGCCACCCGAGCGATACCGTGACCATGATTGAGGCCGATTATCAGTTCCCAGATGGGTACTACCTCGGACCCCAGGGAATAATCATAAGGGGCCTGAACGTCACGCTGAACGCTCCATCTCAGGCACCAACCATGGACATATACCTCCTGAGGCCAGACGGAAAGACCATTCCGCTCCTCACCAACAAGCAGCTCAGCTCTAGCACCACCATCTCCATCGGTAGGGACAGCACCATCTCGGCCAATGTGTACATCTGGCTCGTGAACGTCACCGAGGGCAGGGAGATAACCATGTTCGAGGTTCCCCTCGAGACGATACTCATCAGCGACATGGTTGCTCCGATGTTCGCCAAGGTCGAGCCGGGAATGAACGTGAGCGACATAATAGGCAACCCACAGCCGCTCAACGGCCAGTACAAGCTCATACTCAAGATCAACAACCCCGCTCCCAAGTACAACCAGGTCGTCTACGACAACCTCAAGGTCACCTTCCTTGGAAGGAGCTATGGAACCATGGGTACCGACTACCTCGGCAGGGATCTCTGGGCCGGAATCATCTGGGGTAGCAGGGTCTCCCTCGTCATCGGTATACTCGTTTCAGTCCTCAGCACCGTCATAGGCCTCATCTACGGAGTCACCAGTGCCTACCTCGGAGGAAACGCCGACGAGTTCATGATGCGTATCAACGAGATATTCGCCTCAATACCGAGCCTGCCGATACTTATCCTCATAGGAGCCACACTCGGTCACGTAACCCTGATGTTCATAGTGCTGCTGTTGGTCATCTTCGGATGGATGGGAATAGCGAGGATTGCGAGAAGTATGGCACTCCAGATCAAGGAGCAGACGTACATCGAGGCCGCCAGGGCCCTTGGCGCCGGCAACGGAAGGATCATATTTAAGCACATCCTTCCGCAGCTGCTGCCGTACGCCTTCGCGGTTATAGCCCTCAGCGTTCCGGGTGCGGTTATCGCCGAGGCTTCCCTGAGCTTCCTCGGTATCGGTGACCCGAGCGCGGTAACGTGGGGACAGATACTCAACGCGGCACAGGCGCAGTCGGCAACAACCAAGGGTTACTGGTGGTGGGTCCTCCCGCCCGGGCTCGGTATCGCTGTCGTCGGCCTTACCTTCGTCCTCATCGGTACGGCCCTCGATAAGATACTCAACCCAAGGCTCAGGAGGCTGTGA
- a CDS encoding radical SAM protein produces MRKMSWEEFARSMGVEPQILENREARLLKKFVMDLKFPTHCQGCQGLDLSNPNPVHHPSYELTPACNHDCIFCYSNVAVKLGKAPKPGYYGWDDPYAITVSQYGEPLISPRIVEVNKMLRERFPKARLDLQTNGSLLTEELWEKLDFDLVMISLDAASREKHLMITNADTFDAVVNALRIVGRDESVRSVVRTIFMPGINDDDIPKIAELAASLGIDEMMLQPLTIHELNVERLKKAGLDFERAESVREYLKAAIEAKEHIDVRISGCQLAVYRTMDPLTLFSARRVARDVAPAMKRERED; encoded by the coding sequence ATGAGGAAGATGAGCTGGGAGGAGTTTGCGAGAAGCATGGGTGTCGAGCCCCAGATTCTTGAGAACAGGGAGGCCAGACTCCTGAAGAAGTTCGTCATGGATTTGAAGTTCCCCACCCACTGTCAGGGCTGCCAGGGACTTGATTTAAGCAACCCAAATCCCGTTCACCACCCGAGCTATGAACTTACCCCCGCCTGCAACCACGACTGCATCTTCTGCTACTCGAACGTTGCGGTAAAACTCGGGAAGGCTCCGAAGCCCGGCTACTACGGCTGGGATGATCCATACGCGATAACCGTTTCTCAGTACGGCGAGCCGCTGATAAGCCCCCGTATAGTCGAAGTGAACAAAATGCTTAGGGAGAGGTTTCCAAAGGCGAGACTCGACCTTCAGACCAACGGCTCACTGCTGACGGAGGAGCTGTGGGAGAAGCTCGACTTCGACCTGGTCATGATAAGCCTCGACGCGGCGAGCAGGGAGAAGCATTTGATGATAACCAACGCGGACACCTTCGATGCCGTCGTCAACGCCCTCAGGATAGTGGGCAGAGATGAGAGCGTCCGCTCGGTTGTAAGGACGATATTCATGCCCGGCATCAATGACGATGACATACCAAAGATAGCGGAGCTTGCCGCCTCCCTCGGAATAGACGAAATGATGCTCCAGCCGCTCACGATTCATGAACTCAACGTGGAACGGCTGAAAAAGGCTGGCCTCGACTTCGAGAGGGCGGAGAGCGTGAGGGAGTACCTGAAGGCGGCCATAGAGGCAAAGGAGCACATAGACGTTCGCATAAGCGGCTGCCAGCTGGCGGTGTATCGGACGATGGACCCGCTGACGCTCTTCAGCGCGAGGCGCGTCGCTCGGGATGTGGCACCGGCGATGAAGAGGGAAAGGGAAGATTAA
- a CDS encoding dihydroorotate dehydrogenase electron transfer subunit, protein MLQRVSIREVWDVAKDVKAFRFDKKLEFNAGQFIMAWLPGVGEKPFSLAWNDLIVVKRVGPFTSRLFELGEGDYLWIRGPYGRGFEPAGARIALVGGGIGIPPLYAFARQHRGEFKRITLIYGARNLEELALMDIENYVDEVVITTDDGSAGRKGFPTEVLAERKEEFDRVYACGPEPMLRAVLGVMDYENVQVSAERYMKCGIGVCGSCNLGKYLVCRDGPVFDGFQLRGLL, encoded by the coding sequence ATGCTGCAGAGGGTGAGCATTAGAGAAGTCTGGGACGTCGCTAAGGATGTCAAAGCCTTTCGCTTCGACAAAAAACTCGAATTCAATGCGGGACAGTTCATAATGGCATGGCTCCCGGGTGTTGGTGAGAAGCCCTTCAGCCTGGCCTGGAACGATTTGATAGTCGTCAAGCGCGTTGGACCTTTCACGAGCAGGCTCTTCGAGCTGGGAGAGGGAGATTACCTCTGGATCCGCGGGCCATACGGCAGGGGCTTCGAACCTGCGGGAGCTAGGATAGCCCTCGTGGGCGGCGGCATAGGAATTCCCCCGCTCTACGCCTTCGCGAGGCAGCATCGGGGTGAGTTCAAAAGGATAACCCTCATCTATGGCGCGAGAAACCTGGAAGAGCTGGCGCTGATGGACATCGAGAACTACGTGGACGAAGTAGTAATCACCACCGACGACGGCTCCGCGGGGAGAAAGGGCTTCCCGACGGAGGTTCTCGCCGAGAGGAAGGAAGAGTTTGACCGGGTCTATGCCTGCGGCCCGGAGCCGATGCTGAGAGCCGTCCTCGGGGTCATGGACTACGAAAACGTCCAGGTATCGGCCGAGCGCTACATGAAGTGCGGAATCGGCGTCTGCGGCTCCTGCAACCTCGGAAAGTACCTCGTCTGCAGGGACGGGCCGGTCTTCGACGGCTTCCAGCTGAGGGGACTGCTCTGA
- a CDS encoding ABC transporter ATP-binding protein: MAKNVLEVKDLKMYYFTSKGVVKAVDNLTFNLKKGEVLGLAGESGCGKSSLGFTLMGMPTPPGKIVSGSVKIDGREIVGLPEDVLRKEIRWQKISMIFQGAMNALNPVYTVGYQMTEPLMLHKGMSKEEALDRAQKYLELVGLDPEIVYRYPHELSGGMKQRVIIATALLLEPEVVIADEPTTALDVVVQAQIINLMKKLKKELGLSMIFITHDLSILAEISDRVAIMYAGKIVEIGDSEKVYYEPAHPYTQKLLAAIPRLHEDVEKLEFIPGQPPNLITPPKGCRFHPRCPYAMQVCKEQEPELKEVDKDHYAACWLL, from the coding sequence ATGGCTAAGAATGTACTCGAAGTTAAGGACCTCAAGATGTATTACTTCACCAGCAAGGGTGTCGTCAAGGCCGTCGACAACCTCACCTTCAACCTCAAGAAGGGTGAAGTGCTTGGACTTGCCGGTGAGAGCGGATGCGGCAAGTCCTCCCTTGGTTTTACCCTTATGGGAATGCCAACCCCACCCGGCAAGATAGTCAGTGGAAGCGTGAAGATCGACGGAAGGGAGATAGTCGGCCTTCCCGAGGACGTCCTCAGGAAGGAGATTCGCTGGCAGAAGATATCCATGATATTCCAGGGTGCAATGAACGCCCTCAACCCGGTCTACACCGTCGGCTACCAGATGACCGAGCCGCTCATGCTCCACAAGGGAATGAGCAAGGAGGAGGCCCTTGACAGGGCCCAGAAATACCTCGAGCTCGTCGGTCTTGACCCCGAGATCGTCTACCGCTACCCGCACGAGCTCTCAGGTGGTATGAAGCAGCGTGTCATCATCGCAACCGCCCTCCTGCTTGAGCCTGAGGTCGTCATCGCGGACGAGCCGACAACGGCACTCGACGTCGTCGTTCAGGCGCAGATCATCAACCTCATGAAGAAGCTGAAGAAGGAGCTCGGCCTCTCGATGATATTCATCACCCACGACCTCAGCATCCTCGCCGAGATCAGCGACAGGGTCGCGATAATGTACGCCGGTAAGATAGTCGAGATAGGTGACAGCGAGAAGGTCTACTATGAACCGGCCCATCCCTACACCCAGAAGCTCCTCGCGGCAATACCGAGGCTCCACGAGGACGTTGAGAAGCTGGAGTTCATCCCTGGACAGCCGCCCAACCTCATCACGCCGCCGAAGGGATGCCGCTTCCACCCGAGGTGCCCCTACGCAATGCAGGTTTGTAAGGAGCAGGAACCCGAGCTGAAGGAAGTTGATAAGGACCACTATGCCGCATGCTGGCTGCTGTGA
- a CDS encoding ABC transporter substrate-binding protein: MGLMLFSLFAIHPVSAADYTPKDIPLNSDEATARFKADLQWYLKYGHFVISNGPYMLVMYSPENLYLKLEKYTGPRKIFTDTLPKDGHSDIIEYQGVQNPENVILQIAKGEYDMGMFSFPAGKYQGLGEDVLANLDLYKSASSYNELTFNTYHDPDKDAPLVTVGDKVYFNPFAIREVRFAMNWLVSRDYIVQNIYQGSGAPMLGCIRPSHPADKYFEPVYKALGLSGAGNEEIALKIIGNAMQEAAQQVAKYGHTLEKKEGTWYFDGEPVTVKFIIRIEDERHEIGLYVADLLEKKVGFKVDRLEWDRQKAGQVVFAKPPSNYEWNIYTGGWGTSGIPSVWIDDYTAWFYAAWYGYVPGAVDPKHINTVTVEDALKYLGDGDVDAGLAKIGAEYYKSGDSLGPMLKWTEEELTFLLTYFTTAGAKGTPYIHDDLIPDEPIKITTKEQYWDLQKISMLIGILESERIFMIETWEFYPANKQRVVKITPEASTGIGQRWSVMTAETPDKHLKIAQFASTGAMFMSAFNEVGGLSDVYSVRVWNLIRDYGATTNFDGIVTPYRCKWELERGHFTVPDDAVIYNQTQGWIAANAGKEAVVKVKVTCDFGEWHNGVKGNIDDLKYYIAFLYTWAYQDGPDDPYYDSSLGGTAGSLSNILGWQWTDDGYVVYGTYEHPLADDMTAGFYVFYPHHPWELYWAMGELVANAKEYGIDKTYSFSSGAEGVLWLDLLTKEHVDDLAKVMLKISGLTWDDITKTTTTQPPTTTTTTGGETTTTTETPGGGGNTTTYVVVGLVIIIIAAAAWYFTKKK; this comes from the coding sequence ATGGGTTTGATGTTGTTTAGTTTGTTTGCTATCCACCCAGTTAGTGCAGCAGACTACACTCCGAAGGACATTCCGCTGAATAGCGACGAGGCCACGGCCCGTTTCAAGGCCGACCTCCAGTGGTACCTCAAGTACGGCCACTTCGTCATCAGCAACGGTCCGTACATGCTCGTCATGTACTCCCCGGAGAACCTCTACCTCAAGCTTGAGAAGTACACCGGCCCGAGGAAGATATTCACCGACACCCTTCCGAAGGACGGTCACTCAGACATTATCGAGTACCAGGGTGTCCAGAACCCTGAGAACGTAATTCTCCAGATCGCCAAGGGCGAGTACGACATGGGTATGTTCTCGTTCCCCGCTGGAAAGTACCAGGGTCTTGGTGAGGATGTTCTTGCCAACCTCGACCTGTACAAGAGCGCCAGCTCATACAACGAGCTGACTTTCAACACCTACCACGACCCGGACAAGGACGCTCCGCTCGTCACCGTCGGCGACAAGGTTTACTTCAACCCGTTCGCCATTAGAGAAGTCAGGTTCGCCATGAACTGGCTCGTCAGCAGGGACTACATCGTTCAGAACATCTACCAGGGAAGCGGTGCTCCAATGCTCGGATGCATAAGGCCCAGCCACCCGGCCGACAAGTACTTCGAGCCGGTCTACAAGGCCCTCGGCCTCAGCGGCGCCGGCAACGAGGAGATTGCCCTCAAGATAATCGGCAACGCCATGCAGGAGGCCGCCCAGCAGGTTGCCAAGTACGGGCACACCCTCGAGAAGAAGGAGGGAACCTGGTACTTCGACGGCGAGCCGGTTACCGTTAAGTTCATCATCCGTATCGAGGATGAGAGGCACGAGATTGGTCTCTACGTTGCAGACCTCCTTGAGAAGAAGGTTGGCTTCAAGGTTGACAGGCTCGAGTGGGACAGGCAGAAGGCCGGTCAGGTCGTCTTCGCCAAGCCGCCCAGCAACTACGAGTGGAACATCTACACCGGTGGATGGGGTACCAGCGGTATCCCGAGCGTCTGGATTGACGACTACACCGCTTGGTTCTACGCCGCCTGGTACGGATACGTTCCTGGCGCCGTTGATCCGAAGCACATAAACACCGTCACCGTTGAGGACGCCCTCAAGTACCTGGGCGACGGTGACGTTGACGCCGGTCTCGCCAAGATTGGTGCCGAGTACTACAAGAGCGGCGACAGCCTCGGCCCGATGCTCAAGTGGACCGAGGAGGAGCTCACCTTCCTCTTGACCTACTTCACCACCGCGGGCGCCAAGGGCACCCCATACATCCACGACGACCTCATACCTGACGAGCCGATCAAGATAACCACCAAGGAGCAGTACTGGGACCTCCAGAAGATAAGCATGCTCATAGGCATCCTCGAGAGCGAGAGGATCTTCATGATCGAGACCTGGGAGTTCTACCCGGCCAACAAGCAGAGGGTCGTTAAGATCACCCCGGAGGCAAGCACCGGTATCGGCCAGCGCTGGAGTGTCATGACGGCCGAGACTCCGGACAAGCACCTTAAGATCGCCCAGTTTGCCTCAACCGGTGCCATGTTCATGAGCGCCTTCAACGAGGTCGGTGGTTTGAGCGACGTCTACAGCGTCCGCGTCTGGAACCTCATCAGGGACTACGGTGCCACCACCAACTTCGACGGTATCGTAACCCCGTACAGGTGCAAGTGGGAGCTCGAGCGCGGCCACTTCACCGTTCCGGACGATGCGGTCATCTACAACCAGACCCAGGGATGGATCGCCGCCAACGCTGGTAAGGAGGCCGTCGTCAAGGTCAAGGTCACCTGCGACTTCGGCGAGTGGCACAACGGCGTTAAGGGCAACATCGACGACCTCAAGTACTACATCGCGTTCCTCTACACCTGGGCCTACCAGGACGGCCCCGACGACCCGTACTACGACAGCTCACTCGGTGGAACCGCTGGATCACTTTCCAACATCCTCGGATGGCAGTGGACCGATGACGGCTACGTCGTTTACGGTACCTACGAGCACCCGCTCGCCGACGACATGACCGCTGGCTTCTACGTGTTCTACCCGCACCACCCATGGGAGCTCTACTGGGCCATGGGCGAGCTCGTCGCCAACGCCAAGGAGTACGGCATTGACAAGACCTACTCCTTCAGCAGCGGTGCCGAGGGAGTCCTCTGGCTCGACCTCCTCACCAAAGAGCACGTCGACGACCTCGCCAAGGTCATGCTGAAGATCTCAGGCCTTACCTGGGACGACATAACCAAGACCACGACCACCCAGCCGCCCACCACGACCACCACGACCGGTGGCGAGACCACCACGACCACTGAGACTCCGGGCGGCGGAGGCAACACGACCACCTACGTCGTCGTCGGCCTGGTGATAATCATCATCGCTGCGGCCGCTTGGTACTTCACCAAGAAGAAGTGA
- a CDS encoding dihydroorotase: MYDLVLKGKLLKDGKVIEGSVGILAGKISRISLGELKGEEKIKIGRGNLILPGLIDVHVHLRDFKQKRKETVKTGTMAAIHGGITTVFDMPNTDPPIIDFGTFQRRGELFKGKAYSDYALSFLVRDNCTEAERVNADFYKIFMGASTGGLFSEDFEGDYRCVPGVVSVHAEDAGIIQKKPERPPEAEITAIKRALKAVEKFRKPLNICHVSTAGGIDAILTANLPWVSFEVTPHHLFLGRKDYERNPLLKVYPPLRDEEHRRALWRNFSKIPLIASDHAPHTPEDKESGAAGIPGLETEVALLLDAVNRGMLELSDIVEKMHNNPIRIFGMRNKGLEVGKDADFTVVNLKEEWVVKPEEFYTKAKWSPWEGRRLRGKVVMTILHGEIVMEDDEIFGKPQGVRINAAEGEH, encoded by the coding sequence ATGTACGACCTTGTCCTGAAAGGGAAGCTATTAAAGGATGGGAAAGTGATAGAAGGAAGCGTAGGTATTCTTGCCGGGAAAATTTCTCGAATATCTCTCGGCGAATTGAAGGGAGAGGAAAAGATTAAAATCGGCCGTGGAAACCTCATCCTTCCGGGACTCATAGACGTTCATGTCCATCTGAGGGATTTTAAGCAGAAGAGAAAGGAAACAGTGAAAACTGGAACCATGGCGGCGATACACGGCGGGATAACGACGGTTTTCGATATGCCCAACACAGATCCGCCCATAATCGACTTCGGGACTTTCCAGAGAAGGGGGGAGCTGTTTAAGGGGAAAGCGTACTCGGACTACGCCCTGAGCTTTCTCGTCAGAGACAACTGCACAGAGGCCGAGAGGGTGAACGCGGATTTCTACAAGATTTTCATGGGTGCTTCGACGGGAGGTCTCTTCTCGGAGGATTTTGAGGGCGACTATCGCTGTGTCCCAGGGGTTGTAAGCGTTCATGCCGAAGACGCGGGAATAATCCAGAAAAAACCTGAAAGACCGCCAGAGGCCGAGATAACCGCCATAAAACGCGCCCTGAAAGCCGTCGAGAAATTCAGAAAGCCCCTTAACATCTGCCATGTCTCCACCGCCGGTGGAATAGATGCAATACTGACCGCGAACCTCCCATGGGTAAGCTTTGAGGTAACCCCGCACCATCTCTTCCTTGGCAGGAAGGACTACGAGAGGAACCCGCTCCTCAAGGTTTATCCTCCTTTGAGGGACGAGGAACACAGAAGGGCGCTCTGGAGGAACTTCTCCAAGATTCCGCTCATAGCCAGCGACCACGCGCCCCACACGCCAGAGGATAAGGAATCCGGCGCAGCGGGAATTCCCGGATTGGAGACTGAGGTGGCCCTTCTCCTCGATGCGGTTAACAGGGGCATGCTGGAGCTTTCGGATATCGTGGAGAAGATGCACAATAATCCTATTAGGATATTTGGAATGCGCAACAAGGGTCTCGAAGTTGGCAAAGATGCCGACTTTACGGTGGTGAACCTCAAGGAAGAGTGGGTGGTTAAGCCGGAGGAGTTCTACACGAAGGCAAAATGGAGCCCGTGGGAGGGCAGAAGACTGAGGGGGAAGGTCGTAATGACGATTCTCCATGGAGAAATCGTTATGGAGGACGATGAAATCTTCGGAAAGCCCCAGGGGGTTAGGATAAATGCTGCAGAGGGTGAGCATTAG
- a CDS encoding ABC transporter permease, with product MGYLKYLVFRILNAILVLLIVTFIISALFVKVAEESNRSKMYEELMMWERTEGAKIKQSQGLEAFEQAKAAKQASLEEKYELNIPYWQKVYNKALRTLKLDFGTTSMPIFGTNNVSDIIKVAVPRSILLFTTATIIVIILGIFLGVRAARHAGSVFDRGLSIFALLTYSLPMWWTGMMFLLIFAFKLGWFPLSSMFDPQLTGWEHVKDVIWKLALPVFTYVFVVFGGWAWTTRNIMIGTLQEDFIMAAKAKGVPEHKIIYGHALRAAAPPIVTMIIFALLGSLGGAIISELVFNYPGMGRLYWVALQQNETNLLIGLTYFFTVLYLAGVVLADMVYGFLDPRVKVGASAKM from the coding sequence ATGGGGTATCTAAAGTACCTGGTGTTTAGGATCCTGAACGCCATTCTCGTTCTACTGATAGTGACGTTTATTATCTCGGCACTCTTCGTCAAGGTTGCCGAGGAAAGCAACAGGTCCAAGATGTACGAAGAACTGATGATGTGGGAAAGAACCGAAGGTGCTAAAATCAAGCAGAGCCAGGGATTGGAGGCCTTTGAACAGGCTAAGGCCGCAAAGCAGGCGTCCCTTGAAGAGAAGTACGAGCTGAACATCCCCTACTGGCAGAAGGTCTATAATAAGGCCCTACGCACGTTGAAGCTGGATTTTGGAACGACGAGCATGCCAATCTTCGGAACCAACAACGTCTCTGACATCATCAAGGTCGCCGTTCCCAGGAGCATCCTGCTCTTCACGACCGCGACCATAATAGTTATCATACTGGGTATATTCCTCGGAGTCAGGGCCGCCAGGCACGCCGGCAGTGTCTTCGACAGGGGTCTCTCCATCTTCGCACTGCTCACCTACAGTCTGCCGATGTGGTGGACAGGAATGATGTTCCTCCTGATATTCGCATTCAAGCTCGGCTGGTTCCCGCTCAGCTCGATGTTTGACCCGCAGCTCACCGGTTGGGAGCACGTTAAGGACGTTATCTGGAAGCTCGCCCTTCCGGTCTTCACCTACGTCTTCGTCGTCTTCGGTGGCTGGGCTTGGACGACCAGGAACATCATGATCGGTACCCTCCAGGAGGACTTCATTATGGCCGCCAAGGCCAAGGGTGTCCCCGAGCACAAGATCATCTACGGCCACGCCCTCCGTGCCGCTGCCCCGCCGATAGTCACCATGATCATCTTCGCCCTCCTCGGTTCGCTCGGAGGTGCCATCATCAGTGAGCTCGTCTTCAACTACCCGGGAATGGGCAGGCTCTACTGGGTCGCCCTCCAGCAGAACGAGACCAACCTCCTCATAGGACTGACGTACTTCTTCACAGTGCTCTACCTTGCGGGAGTTGTCCTAGCGGACATGGTCTACGGATTCCTCGACCCGCGTGTCAAGGTCGGTGCTTCCGCCAAGATGTGA
- a CDS encoding ABC transporter ATP-binding protein translates to MTEPVLKVENLKKYFPIKRGFIDTIKGAPQKKVHAVDGISFEIYKQQVFALVGESGCGKSTTGKLIVKLLEPTDGRIYLEGKDVTDIKTKDEILDYRRKVQIIFQDPFSSMNPRFRIFDILEEPLLIHGIGETKAEREELIYKALEMVKITPPEDYVGRFPHMLSGGQRQRVAIARALILNPTFIVADEPVSMLDVSIRAEILELMKELKEKMGVTYLYITHDMSTARYFADWMAVMYLGRIVEMGPVEKVIDNPLHPYTRALLAAVPEPKPERRNIIKELPIRGEVPNAVDIPPGCRFHPRCIYAQKGLCDTKHPQLVEYEHNHWAECHLVGKY, encoded by the coding sequence ATGACCGAGCCGGTACTTAAAGTTGAGAACCTTAAGAAGTACTTCCCGATCAAGAGGGGATTCATAGACACGATCAAGGGTGCCCCGCAGAAGAAGGTCCACGCGGTGGACGGCATCAGCTTTGAGATATACAAGCAGCAGGTCTTCGCACTCGTCGGTGAGAGCGGTTGTGGTAAGTCCACCACCGGAAAGCTGATCGTCAAGCTCCTCGAGCCCACTGATGGCAGGATATACCTCGAGGGCAAGGACGTCACTGACATCAAGACCAAGGATGAGATCCTTGATTACAGAAGAAAGGTTCAGATAATCTTCCAGGACCCGTTCAGCTCGATGAATCCGAGGTTCAGGATATTCGACATCCTTGAGGAGCCGCTCCTCATACACGGCATAGGTGAAACCAAGGCCGAACGTGAGGAGCTCATCTACAAGGCCCTTGAGATGGTCAAGATAACCCCGCCGGAGGACTACGTCGGCAGGTTCCCGCACATGCTCTCTGGTGGTCAGAGACAGCGTGTCGCTATAGCCAGGGCCCTCATCCTCAACCCGACCTTCATCGTCGCCGACGAGCCGGTCTCGATGCTCGACGTTTCAATCCGTGCCGAGATCCTCGAGCTGATGAAGGAGCTCAAGGAGAAGATGGGCGTCACCTACCTCTACATCACCCACGACATGTCAACAGCGAGGTACTTCGCCGACTGGATGGCGGTCATGTACCTCGGAAGGATAGTCGAGATGGGGCCGGTCGAGAAGGTCATCGACAATCCGCTTCACCCGTACACCAGGGCACTGCTCGCGGCCGTTCCAGAGCCGAAGCCTGAGCGCAGGAACATCATCAAGGAGCTGCCGATCAGGGGTGAGGTGCCCAACGCCGTTGACATCCCGCCGGGATGCCGCTTCCACCCGAGGTGCATCTACGCCCAGAAGGGACTCTGCGACACCAAGCACCCGCAGCTCGTCGAGTACGAGCACAACCACTGGGCCGAGTGCCACCTCGTTGGCAAGTACTGA